A region from the Antennarius striatus isolate MH-2024 chromosome 22, ASM4005453v1, whole genome shotgun sequence genome encodes:
- the golgb1 gene encoding golgin subfamily B member 1 isoform X1, giving the protein MLSRLATVLQELSGEEGTDGDPQDLLVPQLPVAEGQAPVESEAPEEVVERLAHMEQLVVQLKELIREKDTLLIQKDSELANKDVQFKNEKEEFEARFTKLKLQAKAKMASLNKQIADLKGPTPSPDSSFSSVGLIAEEELQELKNKLDREEANSRALQEQLQTTELLIQEKETAHSEQLLKLQVVICEKDVRFQEQIQKHEEELLRVTTKSQNENEFQQALHAAQRRCEELEEALNSRSQVLEMLQYEVSSADQQKQILTAQFREMEQELTDAVRQRDEERQQWAEQTSRNEAQLAALRSSVEQQNMELARQENELVSLRKAAFDSEEALEKEKVEGARLEREMALMKDSELAAIQASHDTSERDKAEIARLESELSYMREAVEHANQDSSEKDKSEMDKLERELASLKEMHEDAQNKGEILAEIWSRLRCLVPEDEQPAEELHTPVDLSLFLDTVQSIEMQLTRLKDEHSESEEYCAKLTHTIEVLHEQLDRKNTEQEETTGKIQELEQHILKLSERDDVTEPPASDSSEDKTVYILELKQKLLEKDNELATIQESLRLAKEHSSSGVSSSEKYDQSPDQGHDVSTLSCESSTAPRDLIEDTQEEDTTLVAEDTSIISLSADIDSNSELIEQHSESPEEYKRTPSDEMVTSSDSEVAHSSWTLLEAVNQDGGQEWPSLLQDFSQMQLQSWEATSIESESSTVQVESSSVTIRETVQVHVTQHCSSATDSNISPDQAFAQALAEELQKRYSDLLAELQKLREAAAESQEKIKKLEEDTQSLSVAKQEAESQANTFAEELKSAKEELDKLSQESSSVVEKHDVEFRLLEDQIDILNGESKAKEEKIQVLLTDLLMAQQAVSEQEDRAKMLSIQLEDRELISSDLEKRIQDMEYSMLEYSQTSELNTETLSKKDSEISDLQLRLSQKEQEVKGLNDSMTTKLLQAEEEKFQIGSEVDNLKEQIMELERVRDERQKVSFEDSPNHEDDELASLRSEKSVLETQLTNTKKRLQAALVQRKDLMKKVADFELEAEKRKDQAETDTGGTPTNILEVEQSGGHMIEEMETKIYKLEEALRSKEKEVETLEQKIVQQDQALSELLAVNKKLSEEAENLQQPDISAETTLLQSQLTSLEAECETLQKKVQEVQESRKDTIRKAKEKDRHHREQLKQQKDEYNDLMERFQVQSGDHEVLQSKLKELKGNLNKEREGDAHQNAKQLAEKLEKQAAGDWVQEDWVDFATSEIDSSQPQSPDAVQRPAEHSEALSAEMESLQALREEIKTLQMDNTQLEKLLQETQASLSLKEAELLELGKELKALREKEKQIDVLSKEISDLREKHSQAESYAESLKAEMEAAEKAQSADNSSSIAKLQAELEDFKQFLDSKNLEISELGQQLSEQSSFIQSMQETVSHKDQLISSLQDSLKAEQEKTQKVEVEVPLKQEDEKESEAKIQQLQRKLHAALISRKEALKENKSQKEELDSTKKVIDELQQKIESTEDELKILKAEKVKLIDEVDRTLLENQSLGSSCESLKMVMEGVLNEKDACKRELDLAKEEAARMCGEWEVKVQGMKDEYETLLKSYENVSDEAERVRRVLEAARQERQELASRVRTHESVRQEAEKQAEEARKEVETVKDKMRKFAKTKQQKILDLEEENERLREMQEKDGIKQGDKGLKAEIDRHQDELGALKSELDATVVERDSLRQQIEELKDQLSQTIEKKEDVVEARLLSSAAVAEDVVTAQQADTIMTRAEHGESQHEETVAEQRAPLDAPETHLKPTDQNDEMTDNVQILLENKMRELETTVNAERELWQKAEAELKAQLTSLEQNLKESKANESLVASLEKSLQEGKERENNLIEEGSKREAQLKELFQRLEMEKDNLEERLMNQLAQLNGSIADYQQDAADNRDHLTELRREVERLERERAELEAEAQSESERAARLEEDMRQAQRERAEAEAESGKQRELEQKLRSAQRVKEGSQSRARQLEELLREKQLEVRQLQKDCIKYQERISELCREAKVLQLDYDELQKALEKSLLETTKTGEDLKKTEAELVDCKSQLDESQKQVNEALAAKTTLEQDAQKKEALMKAEAEQTLDSVRFRLGAELKEMELRLEDAYNEREKEEEATFIAREMSERAETRAQEAQARLDESLARLAAFSRCMSSLQDDRDRVLDEAKQWELRFNDALRGKETEVREAETRAKELAEQLQRESTLKEELMLSVDRLEKTDKDWQLKHEEEEKKFLESQAALEEEKVKLHQTTTELQSSLSEALVLKNEVESLQQRARALEEAVGRLQGEVDQARTEQREREAEERRLCLNVEQLAADLRSSKALTESLQTELHEKERREVEMLGEREQAVAEAAEEARKEADSRAQGAEKELEQRRSELRELEEKLRKTEEEGNNRKTRLDSFMKAMGSLQDDRDRVLNMYKQLEEKHLQVMLEKDALIQEGAGENNSLKEELRSLLVQRDDLHAEKAKLSAQLHGYRDDLNQVLSMKDSQHKKLLATQRERITFLEREHQELESQLESVSKAREMEIEAGRVERESLSQAADLTAASQATEAASAEAETLKEQLEAAREQVEALEETLLKERQEHESRSKELAELRWEGGVMRTESESAQERVAELAGDLLAVEQKLLEKTEETTQLRAENQSLSKAMASLQDNRDQAVDRAQELSLKLEEVTKAGGHATHGKMASSTGEVWGLKNALQALQNDRERLLEQLQTQTSELNKQKSELARLGAGELIKVSQELFEEKQRNEDMLGEIVRLENVVEMSKQEIDTLSLERIDWTDQAEQLKQHTLATLSDRDQQIRQLTAMLEEARAHKPKLEEHYQREGTNKVDSPPGAPQERSSLQDGHTYMAEVKELQRRLDEEIQQRVAVEEQLMVTQDRLKRQAKWHSAQDDNSETAVFIEPPEGSITRTQRGGPGLMRMLRVVFCSRQRTFLLFSLYLLTVHVLLLLCLGGIF; this is encoded by the exons GACTTGCTGGTGCCCCAGCTCCCTGTCGCTGAGGGCCAGGCTCCAGTGGAGTCAGAGGCCcctgaggaggtggtggagaggTTGGCTCACATGGAACAACTGGTTGTCCAGCTGAAGGAACTAATCCGAGAGAAAGACACCCTGCTCATTCAGAAGGACTCTGAGCTGGCTAACAAAGATGTGCAGTTCAAG AATGAGAAAGAGGAGTTTGAGGCCCGCTTCACCAAACTCAAACTGCAAGCCAAAGCCAAAATGGCTTCACTCAACAAACAGATTGCTGATCTGAAAGGACCAACA CCAAGTCCAGATAGCTCTTTCTCAAGTGTTGGTCTTATAGCAGAGGAGGAGCTCCAGGAACTTAAAAACAAACTAGACAGGGAGGAAGCCAACAGCAGAGCACTTCAAGAACAACTCCAGACCACGGAACTCCTTATTCAAGAAAAGGAAACTGCCCATTCTGAACAG ttgctgAAACTGCAGGTGGTGATCTGTGAGAAGGATGTTCGTTTCCAAGAACAGATCCAGAAACATGAAGAGGAGCTGCTGAGGGTCACAACAAAGTCAcagaatgaaaatgagtttCAGCAG GCTCTGCATGCAGCACAAAGGCGTTGTGAAGAGCTTGAAGAGGCCTTAAACTCTCGGTCCCAGGTGTTGGAAATGCTGCAGTACGAAGTGAGCAGTGCTGACCAACAAAAACAG ATCTTGACAGCTCAGTTCAGAGAAATGGAACAAGAACTCACTGATGCCGTCAGGcagagagatgaggagaggCAGCAGTGGGCTGAACAGACCAGCAGAAACGAGGCACAACTTGCAGCCCTTCGATCCAGCGTGGAACAACAGAACATGGAGTTGGCAAGACAAGAGAATGAGCTGGTGTCCCTGAGAAAGGCAGCGTTTGATAGTGAGGAGGCTCTTGAGAAGGAGAAGGTAGAAGGTGCCAGACTGGAGAGAGAAATGGCTCTCATGAAAGATTCAGAGCTTGCAGCCATTCAAGCAAGTCATGACACCTCAGAGAGAGACAAGGCAGAAATAGCTCGGCTTGAAAGTGAACTTTCTTACATGAGAGAGGCTGTCGAACATGCCAACCAGGACAGCTCTGAGAAGGACAAGTCAGAAATGGATAAACTCGAGCGAGAGCTGGCTTCACTTAAAGAAATGCATGAAGATGCACAGAACAAGGGTGAGATCTTGGCTGAAATCTGGAGTCGTCTACGATGTCTAGTTCCAGAAGATGAGCAACCtgcagaggaactccacaccCCTGTCGATCTTTCCCTGTTCCTGGACACTGTGCAGTCCATTGAGATGCAACTGACAAGGCTGAAAGATGAACACAGTGAGAGTGAGGAATATTGTGCCAAGCTTACCCACACAATTGAAGTCCTTCATG AACAactagacagaaaaaacactgaacaggAAGAAACCACTGGAAAGATCCAAGAGCTGGAGCAGCACATTCTTAAG TTGTCTGAAAGAGATGATGTGACTGAACCACCAGCATCAGATTCATCAGAGGATAAAACAG TGTACATACTGGAACTGAAACAGAAGCTATTAGAAAAAGACAATGAGCTGGCAACCATACAGGAGTCCCTTAGACTAGCTAAAGAGCACAGCTCCAGTGGGGTTTCATCAAGTGAAAAATATGATCAGAGCCCAGATCAGGGTCATGATGTTAGTACTCTTTCTTGTGAGAGTTCTACAGCCCCACGTGACTTAATAGAGGACACACAAGAAGAGGATACAACCTTAGTAGCTGAGGATACCTCAATCATATCTCTTTCTGCTGATATTGACAGCAATTCTGAGCTTATTGAACAGCACTCTGAATCCCCAGAAGAATACAAAAGGACCCCCTCAGATGAGATGGTCACCAGTAGTGATTCAGAGGTGGCACACAGCAGCTGGACCCTCCTAGAAGCTGTGAATCAAGATGGAGGTCAAGAGTGGCCGTCTCTCCTGCAGGACTTCAGCCAAATGCAACTTCAGTCATGGGAGGCGACAAGCATAGAGTCTGAATCCTCCACGGTTCAAGTTGAGTCCTCCTCTGTCACCATCCGAGAGACGGTACAAGTTCATGTAACTCAACACTGTTCTTCAGCAACAGATAGTAACATATCTCCTGACCAGGCCTTTGCTCAGGCCTTAGCTGAGGAACTTCAGAAGAGGTACAGTGATCTTTTGGCTGAACTTCAGAAGCTGAGGGAGGCAGCAGCTGAGTCACAGGAGAAAATCAAGAAACTGGAGGAAGACACACAGTCCCTTAGTGTGGCCAAGCAAGAGGCTGAGTCTCAGGCAAATACTTTTGCAGAAGAACTTAAGTCAGCTAAAGAGGAATTGGACAAGCTTTCTCAGGAAAGCAGTTCTGTTGTGGAGAAACATGATGTTGAATTTCGTCTTCTCGAAGACCAGATCGATATTTTAAACGGTGAAAGTAAGGCCAAAGAGGAGAAGATCCAGGTCCTGCTGACCGATCTCCTAATGGCCCAACAAGCTGTGTCTGAGCAGGAGGACAGAGCTAAGATGCTGAGCATTCAGCTGGAAGACAGAGAACTCATCTCCTCTGATCTTGAAAAGAGGATTCAAGATATGGAATACAGCATGTTGGAATACTCTCAGACATCAGAGctcaacacagaaacactgtCCAAAAAGGACTCTGAAATCAGTGATTTACAGCTTCGTCTCAGCCAAAAAGAGCAAGAAGTGAAGGGGCTCAATGACAGCATGACCACAAAACTCCTccaagcagaggaagagaaattCCAGATAGGCAGTGAGGTCGACAACCTGAAGGAACAGATAATGGAACTGGAGCGAGTCAGAGATGAGAGACAGAAAGTAAGTTTTGAAGACTCACCTAATCATGAAGATGATGAGCTCGCTAGCTTGCGAAGTGAGAAGAGTGTGTTGGAAACTcaactgacaaacacaaaaaagagatTGCAGGCTGCGCTTGTGCAGCGCAAAGACCTCATGAAAAAGGTCGCTGATTTCGAGTTGGAAGCAGAGAAACGGAAAGATCAAGCTGAAACGGATACAGGAGGAACTCCGACAAACATTTTAGAGGTTGAACAATCTGGAGGACATATGATCGAAGAAATGGAGACTAAAATCTACAAACTTGAGGAAGCTTTAAGATCCAAAGAGAAGGAAGTTGAGACTCTTGAGCAGAAAATTGTTCAGCAAGATCAAGCTCTTTCTGAGTTGCTTGCTGTTAATAAAAAGCTAAGTGAAGAAGCTGAAAATTTGCAGCAGCCGGACATTTCTGCTGAAACAACTTTGCTACAGTCCCAATTGACCTCTCTTGAAGCAGAGTGTGAAACCCTCCAGAAGAAAGTTCAGGAGGTCCAAGAATCTCGCAAGGACACCATCCGTAAAGCGAAAGAAAAAGATAGGCACCACCGTGAACAGCTGAAGCAGCAGAAAGATGAATACAATGATCTAATGGAACGTTTTCAGGTACAGAGTGGAGACCATGAAGTTCTTCAGTCTAAACTGAAAGAATTAAAAGGAAATTtgaacaaagagagagaaggcgATGCTCACCAAAATGCCAAACAGCTTGCTGAAAAATTAGAAAAGCAAGCAGCTGGTGATTGGGTCCAAGAGGACTGGGTGGACTTTGCCACTTCTGAGATAGATTCATCACAACCACAATCCCCCGACGCAGTTCAACGTCCTGCAGAGCATTCTGAAGCCCTTTCTGCTGAAATGGAATCTCTCCAAGCTCTCAGAGAAGAGATCAAAACTCTGCAAATGGATAACACGCAGTTAGAAAAGCTGCTGCAGGAAACCCAAGCCAGTTTGTCCCTAAAGGAGGCTGAGTTATTGGAATTGGGAAAAGAGCTTAAAGCCCTTCgagaaaaggaaaagcagaTTGATGTGCTCTCCAAAGAAATTAGTGATCTTAGAGAAAAGCATAGCCAAGCAGAGTCTTACGCTGAAAGCCTTAAAGCAGAGATGGAAGCTGCAGAAAAAGCACAATCTGCAGATAATTCATCCTCCATTGCAAAACTTCAGGCTGAATTAGAGGACTTCAAGCAGTTCCTTGACAGTAAGAACCTTGAAATCTCGGAGTTAGGTCAACAGCTAAGTGAGCAAAGCTCTTTCATACAATCAATGCAAGAGACAGTTTCTCATAAGGATCAGTTAATAAGTTCTTTACAGGACAGCCTTAAGGCTGAGcaagaaaaaacccaaaaggTAGAGGTTGAGGTTCCACTGAAGCAAGAAGACGAGAAAGAAAGTGAGGCAAAAATCCAGCAGCTTCAGCGGAAGCTTCATGCTGCTCTTATATCTCGCAAAGAAgccttaaaagaaaacaaaagccaAAAGGAAGAATTAGATTCCACTAAAAAAGTCATAGATGAATTGCAGCAGAAAATTGAGTCAACTGAAGATGAGCTAAAAATactaaaagcagaaaaagttAAACTCATCGATGAGGTTGATCGGACATTATTGGAAAACCAAAGTCTGGGATCATCCTGTGAAAGCCTCAAGATGGTCATGGAGGGAGTTCTAAATGAGAAAGATGCCTGTAAGAGAGAATTAGATCTGGCAAAAGAGGAGGCTGCTAGGATGTGCGGAGAATGGGAGGTCAAGGTTCAAGGTATGAAGGATGAGTATGAGACTCTGCTGAAGTCATATGAGAATGTGAGTGATGAGGCAGAGCGAGTGAGGCGAGTCCTGGAAGCTGCGAGACAGGAGAGACAAGAACTTGCTTCCAGAGTGAGGACTCATGAGTCTGTGAGGCAGGAAGCTGAAAAGCAGGCAGAAGAAGCTCGTAAGGAAGTGGAGActgtaaaagacaaaatgagaaaGTTTGCCaaaacaaagcagcagaaaatacTGGATTTGGAGGAAGAGAATGAGAGACTTCGAGAGATGCAGGAAAAGGATGGAATAAAACAAGGAGACAAGGGTCTCAAAGCTGAGATTGATAGACATCAAGATGAACTTGGGGCTTTGAAATCGGAGTTGGACGCTACAGTGGTAGAGAGAGATTCTTTAAGGCAGCAAATTGAAGAGTTAAAGGATCAACTCAGTCAAACAATAGAGAAAAAGGAAGatgtagttgaagctagactactCAGCTCTGCAGCTGTTGCTGAAGATGTTGTCACCGCCCAGCAAGCAGACACGATCATGACCAGAGCAGAGCATGGTGAGAGCCAGCATGAAGAGACAGTAGCTGAACAAAGAGCTCCACTAGATGCaccagaaacacatttaaaacctACTGatcaaaatgatgaaatgaCAGATAATGTTCAAATATTATTAGAGAATAAAATGAGAGAGCTGGAGACCACTGTTAATGCAGAGAGGGAACTGTGGCAGAAGGCAGAAGCTGAACTCAAAGCCCAGCTGACCTCTCTTGAGCAGAATCTTAAGGAGAGCAAAGCAAACGAGAGCCTTGTTGCTTCACTGGAGAAGAGCCTCCAAGAaggcaaagagagagaaaataacCTGATTGAAGAGGGTTCAAAGAGGGAAGCCCAACTGAAGGAGCTCTTCCAAAGACTTGAAATGGAGAAAGATAACCTCGAAGAGCGTCTGATGAATCAGTTAGCTCAGCTCAACGGGAGCATCGCCGACTACCAGCAAGACGCGGCTGACAATCGAGATCACCTCACCGAACTGCGGCGGGAGGTGGAGAgacttgagagagagagagctgagcTCGAAGCTGAAGCTCAGAGTGAGAGTGAACGCGCTGCCAGGCTGGAGGAGGACATGAGGCAAGCTCAGAGAGaaagagctgaagctgaagcggAGTCTGGTAAGCAGAGGGAGTTGGAGCAGAAGCTGAGGTCTGCACAGAGGGTGAAGGAAGGCAGTCAGAGCAGAGCGCGTCAGCTGGAAGAATTGTTGAGAGAGAAGCAGCTGGAGGTCCGTCAGCTTCAGAAGGACTGCATTAAGTATCAGGAGAGGATCAGTGAACTGTGTAGAGAAGCTAAGGTACTTCAGCTAGACTACGACGAGCTCCAGAAAGCACTGGAAAAATCCTTGTTAGAGACTACCAAAACTGGAGAAGACTTGAAAAAGACTGAAGCCGAGTTGGTCGACTGCAAATCCCAGCTGGACGAATCACAAAAGCAGGTTAATGAGGCTTTAGCTGCGAAAACAACCCTTGAACAGGATGCCCAAAAGAAAGAGGCCTTGATGAAAGCGGAGGCAGAGCAAACCCTTGACTCGGTGAGATTCAGACTCGGAGCTGAACTCAAGGAGATGGAGCTGAGGCTGGAGGATGCTTACAATGAAagggaaaaggaagaggaagcgaCTTTCATTGCGAGAGAAATGTCAGAAAGAGCCGAGACAAGAGCCCAGGAGGCCCAAGCCCGTCTGGACGAGTCTCTGGCCAGATTGGCCGCTTTCTCCCGCTGCATGTCCTCACTACAGGATGACAGGGACAGAGTTCTGGATGAGGCCAAGCAGTGGGAGTTACGATTCAATGATGCTCTGCGTGGTAAGGAGACAGAAGTCCGGGAGGCTGAAACACGAGCCAAGGAGCTGGCAGAACAGCTTCAGAGAGAATCTACCCTAAAAGAAGAACTTATGCTTTCAGTGGACAG attAGAGAAAACAGATAAAGATTGGCAGCTGAaacatgaagaggaggaaaagaaattcCTCGAGAGCCAAGCTGCTCTTGAGGAGGAGAAAGTCAAACTTCACCAaactaccactgagctacagtCTTCACTAAGCGAAGCCCTTGTCCTGAAAAATGAAGTGGAGAGTCTCCAACAGAGAGCAAGGGCTCTAGAGGAGGCTGTAGGTCGTCTGCAGGGAGAAGTAGATCAGGCCAGAACTgagcagagggagagggaggcaGAAGAGAGGCGACTGTGTCTGAATGTGGAGCAGCTAGCGGCAGATCTACGGTCTTCTAAAGCTCTGACAGAGAGTCTGCAGACTGAGTTACACGAGAAGGAAAGGAGAGAAGTGGAAATGCTGGGGGAGAGGGAGCAAGCTGTTGCTGAG GCGGCAGAGGAGGCTAGAAAAGAGGCCGACAGCAGAGCGCAAGGAGCGGAGAAGGAGCTGGAGCAGCGAAGATCAGAACTCAGGGAGCTGGAGGAAAAACTGCGGAAGACAGAAGAAGAgggcaacaacagaaaaacccGACTGGACTCGTTCATGAAGGCCATGGGCTCACTGCAGGATGACAGAGACAGAGTCCTCAACATGTACAAACAACTGGAGGAGAAGCATCTGCAG GTAATGTTGGAGAAGGATGCCCTGATCCAAGAGGGGGCGGGAGAGAACAACAGCCTGAAAGAAGAGCTGCGCTCTCTGTTGGTTCAGAGGGATGACCTACATGCTGAAAAGGCCAAGCTGTCTGCACAGCTTCATGGCTATCGTGATGACCTTAATCAAGTCCTGAGCATGAAAGACTCCCAACATAAAAAGCTTCTGGCGACTCAGCGAGAACGAATTACATTTCTGGAAAGAGAACATCAGGAATTGGAAAGTCAATTAGAGAGTGTTAGCAAAGCCAGGGAGATGGAAATAGAAGCAGGCAGAGTGGAGAGGGAGAGTCTTAGCCAGGCTGCTGACCTTACGGCAGCATCACAAGCGACTGAAGCTGCTAGTGCAGAGGCTGAGACACTGAAAGAGCAGCTGGAAGCAGCAAGAGAACAAGTGGAGGCTTTGGAAGAGACTCTGCTGAAGGAGAGGCAAGAGCACGAGAGCAGGAGCAAAGAGCTAGCAGAGCTGAGATGGGAGGGAGGTGTGATGCGGACCGAGTCAGAGAGCGCTCAGGAAAGGGTGGCTGAGCTGGCTGGAGACCTGCTGGCCGTCGAACAGAAGCTGCTGGAGAAGACGGAGGAGACGACGCAGCTCCGAGCGGAGAACCAGTCGTTGTCAAAAGCAATGGCCTCCCTTCAAGACAACAGGGACCAGGCAGTAGACAGGGCCCAGGAACTGAGTCTGAAGCTGGAAGAGGTTACAAAAGCAGGTGGCCATGCGACACACGGCAAAATGGCGAGCTCAACTGGAGAAGTGTGGGGCCTGAAGAATGCTCTACAAGCCCTGCAGAATGACAGGGAGAGACTA CTCGAGCAGCTTCAAACACAGACGTCTGAGCTCAACAAGCAGAAGTCTGAGCTGGCTCGACTGGGAGCAGGAGAGCTGATTAAAGTCAGCCAGGAGCTTTTtgaggaaaaacaaaggaaCGAAGACATGCTGGGTGAAATTGTGCGGCTAGAGAATGTGGTGGAAATGAGTAAACAGGAAATTGACACTCTCAG TTTGGAGCGTATTGACTGGACGGATCAAGCAGAGCAGCTGAAGCAGCACACCCTCGCCACACTGTCAGACAGGGACCAACAAATCAGGCAACTCACTGCCATGCTAGAGGAAGCTCGCGCTCACAAACCTAAACTTGAAGAACACTATCAGAGAGAG